A part of Capsicum annuum cultivar UCD-10X-F1 chromosome 6, UCD10Xv1.1, whole genome shotgun sequence genomic DNA contains:
- the LOC124899529 gene encoding uncharacterized protein LOC124899529 — translation MKAQALADHLAENPIDEDYEPLKTYFLDEDVLSIDEVIIHADPGWNLFFNGIINMKGVRIDVHDDLIHSPYAELHTMSAPWPFVAWGMNMIGPIEPKTSKGHRFIFVAIDYFTKWIEATTFKSVIKKAVIAHRNSTPYHPKKNGAVEAANKNIKKILRKMIQGSRQWHEKLPFALLGYCTAVRTSTGATLYLLVYGIEMAIPTEVEIPSLQVIVEVEIEDD, via the exons atgaaagcccaagctttggcagatcatcttgctgagaaccCCATTGATGAAGATTATgaaccattaaagacatatttccTAGATGAAGACGTGTTGTCTATTGATGAAGTCATTATacatgctgatccaggttggaattTGTTCTTTAATGGAATCATTAACatgaaaggagtcagaatagAT gtacacgatGATTTGATACATTCTCCTTATGCTGAGTTACACACAATGTctgctccatggccttttgtAGCTTGGGGGATGAAcatgattggaccgattgagccaaaAACATCCAAAGGACATAGATTTATTTTTgtagccattgattattttaCAAAGTGGATAGAAGCGAcaactttcaagtcagtaatAAAAAAGGCGGTG ATTGCTCATCGAAATTCCACTCCATATCATCCAAAGAAAAATGGTGCAGTAGAGGCCgctaacaagaatatcaagaagatattgAGGAAAATGATACAAGGTTCTAGACAATGGCACGAGAAGttgccatttgcattgctaggttattgTACtgctgttcgcacttcaacaggggcaactctaTATTTATTAGTATATGGGATAGAAATGGCCATACctacagaagttgaaattccatCTCTTCAAGTCATTGTGGAAGTAGAGATTGAGGATGATTAG